In the genome of Cryptomeria japonica chromosome 8, Sugi_1.0, whole genome shotgun sequence, one region contains:
- the LOC131034618 gene encoding protein NRT1/ PTR FAMILY 5.10, giving the protein MEEVELCEREKENMMWVKDGSVDCKGIPASFAKTGGWKASLFIILLELTERMAYFVIISSLITYLTNELHQGVTSAAKSVNNWAGVSTVLPLVGGFLADSYIGTYWMVVASSCVYFLGLSLLTVTVSVSSLKPPPCPSKSSLYCGNASSVEVGLLFFSLYIVSIGAGGLKPSLGSYGPDQFDRNNPKEKLQKHSFFNWVFFAFSIGILLATTVLVYVEENVSWGAGIGSATAAFGLAVVVFLCGTPFYRYKVIPSAHNGSPITRIVQVFVAAGRNRNLELPDAALLHQGDSKMDGAQLEHTQSFRWLDKAAVQRLAGNSNTNPEETGIEPKPSPWNLCTVTQVEEAKQILRILPIWFTCLTITLTLTLQTTFFIKQSSTMDRKMGSNFKLPQASVFSFSMITTMLFLPLYDRVIVPVARRITGNDRGITILQRIGVGLIFSILGMVVSALVEIKRLQTAKRNGLVEKPHETIPMTVFWLAPQYIMFGITDGFILAGLQEFFYSEVPDTMANLGIAIFLSVLGVGSFLCSILITVVEKISSQANSHDHGWFLNNLNKCHLDYFFWLLACLSTINFCTYVCFSQKYTYKKTIISQKQ; this is encoded by the exons ATGGAGGAGGTGGAGTTGTGTGAGAGGGAGAAGGAAAATATGATGTGGGTGAAAGATGGTTCAGTAGACTGCAAAGGAATACCGGCTTCCTTTGCAAAAACAGGAGGATGGAAGGCCTCTCTCTTCATTATCT TGTTGGAGTTGACAGAAAGGATGGCCTACTTTGTAATCATCTCCAGTTTGATAACATATCTGACAAATGAGTTGCATCAAGGAGTCACTTCTGCTGCTAAAAGTGTCAACAATTGGGCTGGTGTCTCAACTGTTTTGCCTCTGGTAGGAGGCTTTTTAGCAGATTCATACATAGGGACATACTGGATGGTGGTTGCATCCTCCTGTGTTTATTTCTTG GGACTAAGCTTATTGACGGTGACAGTATCAGTATCTTCTCTGAAACCACCTCCATGCCCTTCAAAGAGCTCCTTATATTGTGGCAATGCTTCCTCAGTTGAAGTTGGACTACTCTTCTTTTCTCTGTACATCGTTTCCATTGGTGCAGGAGGGCTCAAACCTTCACTAGGCTCTTATGGTCCTGATCAGTTTGACAGAAACAATCCAAAGGAAAAGCTTCAGAAGCATTCCTTCTTCAATTGGGTTTTTTTTGCCTTCAGTATTGGAATTTTGCTGGCTACTACTGTTTTGGTTTATGTGGAAGAAAATGTGAGCTGGGGGGCAGGAATTGGGTCTGCGACTGCTGCTTTTGGTTTAGCTGTTGTGGTGTTTTTGTGTGGTACACCATTTTACAGATATAAGGTTATTCCTAGTGCTCATAATGGCAGCCCAATTACTCGGATTGTTCAGGTGTTTGTTGCAGCAGGGCGTAATAGAAACCTGGAATTGCCAGATGCAGCCTTGCTCCATCAGGGGGATTCCAAAATGGATGGGGCACAACTGGAGCACACTCAAAGTTTCAG GTGGTTAGACAAGGCTGCAGTCCAGCGGTTAGCAGGGAATAGTAATACTAACCCTGAAGAAACAGGGATAGAACCTAAACCCAGCCCTTGGAATCTATGCACAGTGACTCAAGTAGAAGAAGCCAAGCAGATCCTAAGGATTTTACCCATCTGGTTTACATGCCTGACAATTACACTTACTCTAACACTGCAGACAACATTTTTCATAAAGCAGAGCAGCACCATGGATAGGAAAATGGGCTCCAATTTCAAGCTTCCCCAAGCTTCTGTTTTCTCCTTCTCAATGATTACAACCATGTTATTTTTACCTCTGTATGACAGAGTTATAGTTCCAGTTGCCAGAAGAATTACAGGCAATGATAGGGGTATAACAATTCTACAAAGAATAGGTGTTGGCTTGATATTTTCTATTCTTGGTATGGTGGTCTCAGCACTAGTAGAAATCAAGAGGTTGCAGACAGCAAAAAGAAATGGGTTAGTAGAAAAGCCACATGAGACAATCCCCATGACTGTTTTTTGGCTTGCACCACAATACATAATGTTTGGAATTACAGATGGGTTTATTCTGGCAGGACTGCAAGAATTCTTTTACAGTGAAGTGCCAGACACAATGGCAAACCTAGGAATTGCCATATTTCTCAGTGTACTTGGAGTTGGAAGCTTCCTCTGCAGTATTCTGATTACTGTAGTTGAGAAAATAAGTTCTCAAGCTAACAGTCATGACCATGGTTGGTTTCTCAATAATCTAAACAAATGCCATCTGGACTACTTTTTCTGGCTGCTCGCCTGCCTTAGTACAATCAACTTCTGCACTTATGTGTGCTTTTCTCAGAAGTACACATATAAGAAGACTATTATAAGTCAAAAGCAGTAA